From a single Nicotiana tomentosiformis chromosome 2, ASM39032v3, whole genome shotgun sequence genomic region:
- the LOC104108006 gene encoding serine/threonine-protein kinase D6PK-like has product MESLVDGISSLPNGHNSFTAVEYNTPLASQISPPPHPPSMKQSDSRYKESSTSYPIAKELSSNTTCTPNGSVTSSKHSYKTSGDHIQTDNASESTRHHFESNEGKREIRVTEDTINQLAEGCSGEQFLVKDLHHGSKDSTSKAADKGAGDTLKIQLPSQSGISFCPSPQNSFYSATQYKEARQSFSNTEVSECVSSTVDKSGESGDVSNSCDFVESRKTSFNRGSTGSDVSEESSSSSLNSATYKPHKANDTRWDAIQAIRTREGTLGFNHFRLLKRLGCGDIGSVFLAELIGTTSFFAMKVMDKAALESRKKLVRAQTEREILQSLDHPFLPTLYSHFETDKFSCLVMEFCPGGDLHALRQKQPGKFFPEHAARFYVAEVLLALEYLHMLGIIYRDLKPENVLVREDGHIMLSDFDLSLRCAVSPTLVRSSNSSLESKSSSYCIQSSCVVQPACIQPSCFTPRFLSKPKKEKKSKPKTEIYNQVNHPLPELLAEPTSARSMSFVGTHEYLAPEIIKGEGHGSAVDWWTFGIFLYELLFGQTPFKGAGNRATLFNVVGQPLRFPETPTVSFAARDLIRGLLVKEPQHRLAYRRGATEIKQHPFFQNVNWALIRCASPPDVPRPCMTYDMPRTPPAGKVAGVDVKPSGNYFEIDFF; this is encoded by the exons ATGGAGTCACTTGTTGATGGAATCAGCTCCTTGCCAAATGGTCACAATTCTTTCACTGCTGTTGAGTACAATACACCTTTGGCCTCCCAGATAAGTCCTCCTCCTCATCCTCCATCAATGAAACAATCCGATTCCAGATACAAAGAGTCATCTACATCATATCCAATAGCTAAGGAACTTAGCTCCAACACAACATGTACTCCAAATGGATCAGTGACTAGTTCAAAGCATTCTTATAAAACATCCGGTGATCATATACAAACGGACAATGCCTCTGAATCGACGAGACACCATTTTGAATCAAATGAAGGGAAAAGGGAAATTCGGGTAACAGAAGATACTATCAATCAATTAGCAGAAGGTTGTTCCGGAGAGCAGTTTTTAGTCAAGGATTTACATCATGGTTCCAAGGATAGTACTTCAAAAGCTGCTGACAAAGGAGCTGGTGATACTTTAAAGATCCAGTTGCCATCTCAATCAGGAATCAGCTTTTGTCCTAGTCCTCAGAACAGCTTTTATTCCGCTACACAGTACAAAGAAGCCAGACAAAGTTTCTCAAACACAGAAGTGAGTGAATGTGTTAGCAGCACTGTGGACAAGTCTGGTGAAAGTGGTGATGTTAGTAACTCATGCGATTTCGTTGAGAGCAGAAAGACAAGCTTCAACAGAGGCAGCACGGGTAGTGACGTAAGTGAAGAAAGCAGCTCTAGTAGTCTCAATAGCGCAACATATAAACCGCATAAGGCAAATGATACAAGGTGGGATGCAATTCAAGCCATTAGAACCCGTGAGGGAACGTTGGGCTTTAACCACTTCAGACTTTTGAAGAGATTGGGATGTGGTGATATAGGAAGTGTTTTTCTAGCAGAGTTGATCGGAACAACAAGTTTCTTTGCAATGAAAGTGATGGACAAGGCAGCTCTAGAAAGTCGCAAGAAACTTGTGAGAGCTCAGACTGAAAGAGAGATACTACAGTCTTTGGATCATCCATTTCTACCAACACTGTATTCACACTTTGAAACAGATAAATTTTCCTGCTTGGTTATGGAATTCTGCCCTGGGGGGGATTTACATGCACTTAGACAAAAACAGCCAGGGAAATTTTTTCCCGAGCATGCTGCCAG GTTTTATGTGGCTGAAGTTCTTCTTGCACTAGAGTACCTGCACATGCTTGGAATCATTTACAGAGACCTTAAACCAGAGAACGTTTTGGTACGAGAAGATGGTCATATAATGCTTTCTGATTTTGACCTCTCCTTGAGGTGTGCTGTTAGCCCAACTTTAGTTAGATCCTCAAATTCAAGCTTAGAGTCCAAGAGCTCATCATACTGTATCCAGTCATCTTGTGTCGTACAGCCTGCATGTATCCAACCTTCATGTTTTACACCGCGTTTCCTAAGCAAGCCCAAGAAAGAAAAGAAGTCCAAACCAAAGACTGAAATATACAACCAAGTGAACCACCCTCTTCCAGAACTCCTTGCTGAACCAACGAGTGCTCGATCTATGTCTTTCGTGGGGACACATGAGTACCTGGCACCAGAAATTATTAAAGGTGAAGGACATGGTAGTGCTGTAGATTGGTGGACATTCGGGATCTTTCTCTACGAACTCTTGTTTGGACAAACTCCGTTCAAGGGAGCAGGCAACAGGGCGACGTTGTTTAACGTTGTTGGTCAGCCCTTGAGATTTCCTGAAACACCTACTGTTAGTTTTGCTGCAAGGGATTTGATAAGAGGTTTACTTGTGAAGGAGCCACAGCATCGCCTTGCATACAGGCGCGGGGCAACTGAAATAAAACAACATCCTTTCTTTCAGAACGTAAACTGGGCACTCATACGATGTGCTAGTCCTCCAGACGTACCCAGACCGTGCATGACATATGATATGCCCCGAACACCACCAGCAGGAAAGGTGGCAGGTGTTGATGTGAAACCTTCAGGTAATTATTTCGAGATTGATTTCTTCTGA
- the LOC104108007 gene encoding altered inheritance of mitochondria protein 32, whose translation MPFKHLRHSLSSITFYLHFSPTISPKPFFTRFSAVILSHAMAGTPENFSTDATTPAVAEADDVKFGFQRAEMYRSNLAGTATSYDRHLFLCYKSHETWPSRVEAADSDLLPKLLSNALIARKDDITIKTILTICEVRDDMEVSDGDVLIFPEMIKYRDLKESDVDAFVDDVLVNGNPWSSGLQESLSGSYVFVCAHNNRDKRCGVCGPILIEEFGKAIESKGSKDKVYVTACSHIGGHKYAGNVIIFSPDKDGKIVGHWYGYVAPDDVPVLLDEHIGEGKVIERLWRGQMGQYEKVTEKVNEQRVPEVTNEEKKPLENGSQESVTGFSCCQGAAGVSCCRDASAEQKESKKGQGRVSNWFGKWEQREVLTAVGVVGAVAVVAVAYGFYKKAR comes from the exons ATGCCTTTTAAACATCTACGGCATTCTCTCTCCTCAATCACATTTTACTTGCACTTCTCTCCAACAATCTCTCCAAAACCCTTCTTCACTCGCTTCTCTGCTGTAATCCTATCTCACGCGATGGCCGGAACACCGGAAAACTTCTCCACCGACGCTACTACTCCCGCCGTCGCCGAAGCCGACGATGTCAAGTTTGGGTTTCAGCGTGCGGAGATGTACCGGAGTAACCTTGCCGGTACTGCTACTTCCTACGACCGTCATCTGTTCCTCTGCTACAAATCTCACGAGACTTGGCCTTCTCGCGTCGAAGCCGCTGATTCCGATCTGCTTCCGAAGTTACTCTCTAATGCTCTTATAGCTCGTAAGGATGATATTACAATTAAG ACTATTTTGACGATATGCGAAGTACGTGATGACATGGAAGTATCAGATGGAGATGTTTTGATTTTTCCTGAAATGATCAAATACAG GGATTTGAAGGAGTCGGATGTGGATGCATTTGTTGATGATGTGCTTGTCAATGGAAATCCTTGGAGCTCTGGATTGCAGGAGTCGCTGAGTGGTTCTTATGTGTTTGTCTGTGCCCATAATAATCGAGATAAAAGATGTGGTGTTTGTGGACCAATTCTGATTGAGGAGTTTGGCAAGGCGATTGAGTCCAAGGGCTCGAAAGACAAAGTTTATGTGACAGCTTGTTCCCATATTGGTGGACACAAGTATGctggtaatgtcataatcttcAGTCCGGACAAAGATGGGAAAATTGTTGGTCACTG GTATGGCTATGTTGCACCAGATGATGTACCTGTTTTGCTTGATGAGCATATTGGAGAGGGAAAAGTCATTGAACGACTTTGGAG GGGCCAAATGGGACAATATGAGAAGGTAACTGAGAAAGTGAATGAACAGAGGGTTCCGGAAGTAACCAATGAAGAAAAGAAGCCTCTAGAAAATGGAAGCCAGGAGAGTGTAACTGGTTTCAGCTGTTGCCAAGGTGCTGCAGGAGTTTCTTGTTGTAGAGATGCAAGTGCTGAACAGAAAGAGAGTAAGAAGGGGCAGGGAAGAGTTTCAAACTGGTTCGGCAAATGGGAGCAGCGTGAAGTTCTCACAGCCGTGGGAGTGGTTGGAGCAGTGGCTGTTGTTGCTGTGGCTTATGGCTTTTATAAGAAGGCTCGGTGA
- the LOC104108009 gene encoding putative pentatricopeptide repeat-containing protein At3g01580: MRSREIVLKLVRVCTTAKLLTQLHSLTIRTGLNHDTHFAAKLTELYFELLPVQTARKVFDEIPHPSAATCNRILQRFCGKKRYGEVLSLFSSMLSFQKPDHFTLLFALKACSALKTLNFGKTIHGFGIKHGNIHSNMFLGSALIEFYSKCGDMDDALRVFEEYTKPDLVLWTTLVTGYEQSFKPDEALAVFTGMMMTRGISPDPVTLVTVVSACTQVLNLKAGKSVHGLVIRMGSEIPLPLLNSLLNLYAKTGSIEYAGNLFRMMEEIDVISWSCIISCCAHNGATDRAISLFDEMIHKGVEPNSVCVISALQACEACCNLEKGRQIHELAFQKGLELDILVSTALIDMYMSCCSPKEASMVFDRMLNKDVVSWFALLCGCVQNGMFYKSMQIFCDMTASDIQPDATVMVKILVACSELGITHLTSCLHGHVIRGGFFSNSFVRASLIECYAKCGSLGEAVNVFEGLADDKDIVVWSSMFAGYGIHGQAKESIKLFRRMVRDSSVGPNKVTFLSILAACSHAGLVEEGIEFFNMMLNEYQMMPESKHYAIIVDLLGRTGELDKAICFINQMHSQVGAHVWGALLGACKIHQNAEIGEVAARNLLQLDPVHAGYYILLSNMYAVDGKWDDAAGLRSSIKEKQLKKITGQSVVRL, from the coding sequence ATGAGATCACGGGAAATTGTGTTGAAGCTTGTCAGAGTATGTACAACAGCCAAATTGCTGACCCAATTGCATTCTCTAACCATAAGAACTGGACTAAATCACGACACTCACTTCGCCGCTAAACTGACTGAGCTCTATTTTGAATTGTTACCTGTTCAAACTGCCCGTAAAGTGTTTGATGAAATTCCTCACCCAAGTGCAGCCACCTGCAATCGCATTCTACAACGCTTTTGTGGAAAAAAACGATATGGGGAAGTACTGTCTCTCTTTTCATCTATGTTGTCATTCCAAAAGCCTGATCATTTCACATTACTTTTTGCATTAAAGGCGTGCTCAGCATTAAAAACACTAAATTTTGGCAAAACGATTCATGGCTTCGGGATAAAACATGGTAACATTCATTCAAACATGTTTCTTGGCTCGGCCCTCATTGAGTTTTACTCAAAATGTGGAGATATGGACGACGCTTTGCGCGTCTTTGAGGAATATACAAAGCCTGATCTTGTTTTGTGGACTACATTGGTTACTGGTTATGAGCAAAGCTTTAAGCCTGATGAAGCATTAGCTGTTTTTACTGGAATGATGATGACACGTGGCATTAGTCCAGATCCAGTGACTCTTGTCACTGTTGTTTCTGCTTGTACTCAGGTGCTGAATTTAAAAGCTGGAAAAAGTGTTCATGGGCTTGTAATTAgaatgggttctgaaattccccTGCCTTTATTGAACTCTTTGCTGAATTTATATGCGAAAACTGGGTCCATAGAGTACGCAGGAAATCTGTTTAGAATGATGGAAGAAATAGATGTAATTTCTTGGAGTTGTATAATTTCTTGTTGTGCTCATAATGGTGCTACTGATAGAGCAATAAGTCTTTTTGATGAGATGATACACAAAGGAGTTGAACCCAACTCAGTTTGCGTGATCAGTGCTTTACAAGCGTGTGAAGCTTGTTGTAATTTAGAAAAGGGCAGGCAAATACATGAACTAGCTTTTCAGAAAGGTCTTGAACTAGACATATTGGTTTCCACGGCTTTGATTGATATGTACATGAGCTGTTGTTCACCTAAGGAAGCGAGTATGGTATTCGATAGGATGCTGAACAAAGATGTTGTTTCTTGGTTTGCTTTGTTATGTGGTTGTGTTCAAAATGGAATGTTCTACAAGTCGATGCAAATCTTTTGTGATATGACGGCTAGTGATATCCAACCTGATGCTACTGTGATGGTTAAAATTCTCGTAGCTTGTTCTGAGTTGGGGATTACTCATTTGACTTCTTGTCTTCATGGTCATGTAATTAGAGGTGGTTTCTTCAGCAATTCTTTCGTCAGGGCTTCACTTATTGAATGTTATGCAAAATGTGGTAGCTTGGGGGAGGCTGTCAATGTTTTTGAAGGATTAGCAGATGATAAGGATATTGTTGTCTGGAGCTCCATGTTTGCAGGCTATGGAATTCATGGGCAAGCTAAGGAATCGATTAAGTTATTTCGTCGTATGGTTAGAGATTCCTCAGTTGGGCCGAACAAAGTTACCTTCCTTTCAATTTTAGCAGCCTGTAGTCATGCAGGTCTTGTTGAGGAAGGAATTGAATTTTTCAACATGATGTTAAATGAATACCAAATGATGCCAGAGTCAAAGCATTATGCAATCATTGTTGATTTACTCGGACGAACTGGAGAATTGGACAAGGCAATATGCTTTATTAACCAAATGCATTCACAGGTTGGAGCACACGTATGGGGCGCATTGCTTGGTGCCTGCAAGATTCATCAGAATGCAGAGATTGGAGAAGTCGCTGCCAGGAATCTTCTCCAGTTAGATCCAGTTCATGCAGGATATTATATCCTGTTATCAAATATGTATGCTGTTGATGGGAAGTGGGATGATGCAGCTGGACTTAGAAGTTCAATTAAAGAGAAACAATTGAAAAAGATAACTGGCCAAAGTGTTGTTAGACTTTAG